Proteins encoded together in one Cicer arietinum cultivar CDC Frontier isolate Library 1 chromosome 4, Cicar.CDCFrontier_v2.0, whole genome shotgun sequence window:
- the LOC101513040 gene encoding protein ENHANCED DISEASE RESISTANCE 2-like — translation MEGWLYLIRSSRFGQHYSRKRFFILKENVLRSFKIIPSSQMEEPIRSAVIDSCIRVTDNGRESINRKVLFIFTVYNASNQGDKLKLGASSSEEAAKWIRSFQEAAVKEYPDPTENFVACSKKRRSTLRYGGSKSADWKYSNLNFQSCVYSEAITSDVIAPSPWKIFGCQNGLRMFKEAKYWDSRGRNWGDHPAIMAVGVVDGTSEAIFHTLMSLDPSRSEWDFCINRGSVVDHLDGHTDIIHLQLYSDWLPWGIKPRDLLLRRYWRREDDGTYVLLYHSVYHSKCPPKKGYIRACLKSGGFVVSPVNKGTQSIVRHMLAIDWKLWKLYLQPTSAKSITIRMLERVAALRELYRTKAGNYSSEPITMTKDIELPLSINEDVNIEVPEENSSIEKLVVVKDEVNQEVSGLNSLMGLNDSDEFFDVPESTDYDHFDNNQWHSDLSSEQLGVPQPRISSAAGLVKKFQGLAVQKKGYMDLQEVTREESAPCSYGSTLQNDPTYTLPCTWAASDPSLFLVRGESYLQDHQKVKAKDTLMQLVGTDWLCCDTREDDLSSRPGSIVQQYAAKGGPEFFFVINIQMPGSPMYNIALYYMMKTPLEDNPLLQKFVEGDDTYRNSRFKLIPYISKGSWIVKQSVGKKACLVGQALEVRYIRGKNYLELDIDVGSSTVARGVASLVLGYLNNLVVEMAFLIQGNTQDELPEVLIGTCRLNHMDASKAIAVNP, via the exons ATGGAAGGGTGGCTCTATCTCATTCGTTCTTCTCGGTTTGGTCAGCATTACTCTCGTAAAAGGTTCTTCATTCTCAAAGAAAATGTCCTCAGAAGCTTTAAGATCATACCCTCTTCACAAATGGAG GAGCCAATTAGAAGTGCAGTGATAGACTCCTGCATTCGGGTTACTGACAATGGAAGGGAGAGTATCAACAGAAAA GTGTTATTTATTTTCACTGTATATAATGCTTCAAATCAAGGGGATAAGCTTAAG ttggGAGCAAGTAGTTCAGAAGAAGCTGCAAAATGGATACGTTCTTTTCAGGAAGCTGCAGTGAAG GAGTACCCAGATCCAACTGAGAATTTTGTGGCTTGTTCCAAGAAAAGACGTTCAACTTTGAG ATATGGAGGGTCAAAAAGCGCAGATTGGAAATACTccaatttgaattttcaatCATGTGTATACTCAGAAGCAATTACCTCTGATGTTATTGCACCTTCCCCATGGAAGATTTTTGGTTGTCAAAATG GACTAAGAATGTTCAAAGAAGCTAAATATTGGGATTCTCGTGGAAGG AATTGGGGTGATCACCCAGCAATAATGGCAGTTGGTGTGGTTGATGGAACCTCAGAGGCCATTTTCCATACTCTTATGTCTCTTGATCCCTCAAGATCAGA ATGGGATTTTTGTATAAACCGAGGCAGCGTGGTTGATCATCTTGACGGTCATACAGATATCATTCACCTCCAGTTGTACAGTGATTGGTTACCATG GGGTATAAAACCAAGAGATTTACTGTTAAGGAGATATTGGAGAAGAGAGGATGATGGCACATACG TTTTATTATATCATTCGGTGTACCATTCCAAGTGCCCACCCAAGAAAGGCTACATCCGAGCTTGCCTTAAAA GTGGAGGATTTGTGGTGAGTCCTGTTAACAAAGGAACTCAATCAATTGTGAGACATATGCTTGCTATTGACTGGAAGTTATGGAAACTTTATTTGCAACCTACATCCGCAAAATCCATAACTATCCGTATGCTCGAGAGAGTTGCAg CATTAAGAGAGTTGTATAGAACCAAAGCAGGAAACTACTCCTCTGAGCCTATTACAATGACAAAAGATATTGAATTGCCTCTTAGTATAAACGAGGATGTTAATATTGAAGTTCCAGAAGAGAATAGCAGCATTGAGAAGCTTGTTGTAGTGAAAGATGAAGTGAACCAAGAAGTTTCTGGTCTCAACAGTTTAATGGGATTGAATGATTCTGATGAGTTCTTTGATGTTCCTGAATCAACAGACTATGATCACTTTGATAATAATCAGTGGCACTCTGACTTGTCCTCAGAACAGCTG GGCGTGCCCCAACCCAGAATATCATCAGCTGCTGGTTTGGTAAAAAAGTTTCAAGGTCTTGCAG TTCAAAAGAAAGGGTACATGGACTTGCAAGAGGTAACAAGGGAGGAAAGTGCACCATGCTCTTATGGATCCACTCTTCAAAATGATCCCACTTATACTTTACCTTGCACCTGGGCTGCTTCTGATCCATCTTTGTTTTTGGTTCGAGGTGAAAGTTATTTACAAGACCATCAAAAG GTCAAGGCAAAAGACACGTTGATGCAATTGGTTGGCACAGATTGGCTCTGCTGTGACACGAGAGAAGATGATTTGAGTAGTCGTCCTGGTTCCATAGTTCAg CAATATGCAGCAAAAGGTGGACCGGAATTCTTTTTTGTTATCAACATACAA ATGCCTGGAAGTCCAATGTATAACATTGCACTCTATTACATGATGAAAACTCCTTTAGAAGACAATCCATTACTGCAAAAATTTGTTGAAGGAGATGATACTTACAGAAACTCAAGATTTAAGCTCATACCATATATTTCTAAG GGATCATGGATAGTCAAGCAAAGTGTTGGAAAAAAAGCATGCTTGGTGGGCCAAGCGCTAGAAGTACGTTACATTCGTGGCAAGAACTATCTAGAG CTTGACATCGACGTCGGATCTTCGACGGTTGCAAGAGGAGTGGCAAGCCTAGTTCTTGGTTACTTGAACAATTTGGTTGTAGAAATGGCATTTTTGATACag GGTAACACACAAGATGAGCTCCCGGAAGTCCTCATCGGAACATGTCGACTCAATCATATGGATGCATCCAAAGCAATTGCAGTGAATCCTTAA